One window of Papaver somniferum cultivar HN1 chromosome 9, ASM357369v1, whole genome shotgun sequence genomic DNA carries:
- the LOC113313197 gene encoding type I inositol polyphosphate 5-phosphatase 8-like: MRTESSSGDTMNYKSSWPKQVVRKWLNIQGGAKEFHSDYKVSGNFLEMAGANSVVNHYDFLEESPPEKWLTEIAPESLKRPRIESDSPAPVSDPLNQRIFVGTWNAGGKCPHEGLNLKDWLLTPVPADIYVLGFQEIVPLNAGNVLGAEDDAPALKWLSLIRQALNNTENSTELTHRHQELKNFKTRISFSDLISLEDELDKEDLERHSTSSPNSDIEDESSIFSMRRKSPKSTSSRYSLAASKQMVGIFLCVWVRTDLNQHVSNLKVSCVGRGIMGYLGNKGSVSISMTLNQTTFCFVCTHLASGEKEGDEVRRNFDVIEILKKTKFSQSQRVSGQPFTPSPVSILEHDHTVWLGDLNYRLAFPSGDTDELLENKDWETLLKKDQLMIEQSAGRVFEGWEEGSISFAPTYKYLDNSDQYVAQNQTPKSKEKRRTPAWCDRILWKGKGMKQMWYVRGENKFSDHRPVYSLFSVQLDSPIDGNKVQK; the protein is encoded by the exons ATGAGAACAGAGTCTTCTTCTGGTGATACCATGAATTACAAG TCTTCTTGGCCGAAGCAAGTTGTGAGGAAATGGTTAAACATTCAGGGTGGAGCTAAAGAGTTTCATTCTGATTATAAAGTTTCTGGTAATTTCTTGG AAATGGCTGGAGCAAATTCAGTGGTAAACCATTATGATTTCTTAGAAGAATCACCACCAG AAAAATGGCTGACTGAGATTGCCCCAGAGAGTTTAAAACGTCCAAGGATTGAATCAGACTCACCAGCACCTGTTTCAGACCCCTTAAACCAAAG GATATTTGTGGGTACATGGAATGCTGGAGGAAAATGTCCCCACGAAGGGTTGAATTTAAAGGATTGGCTACTAACCCCAGTTCCTGCAGACATTTATGTTCTTGG gtttcaggaaaTTGTACCACTGAATGCAGGGAATGTATTAGGTGCAGAGGACGATGCTCCCGCCTTAAAGTGGCTTTCACTTATACGCCAAGCTCTGAATAATACTGAAAATAGTACAGAGTTGACTCACCGGCACCAAGAACTTAAGAATTTCAAAACTAGAATTAGCTTCTCTGATCTGATATCATTAGAGGATGAATTGGATAAAGAGGATTTAGAAAGACATTCAACTTCGAGTCCAAACTCAGACATAGAGGATGAATCATCTATTTTTTCGATGAGGCGCAAATCTCCAAAGAGTACTAGTAGTCGTTACAGCTTAGCTGCAAGTAAGCAGATGGTAGGCATCTTTTTGTGTGTTTGGGTTCGAACTGATCTTAACCAACATGTTAGCAATTTGAAAGTGTCGTGTGTTGGAAGAGGCATCATGGGTTATCTTGGAAATAAG GGTTCTGTATCGATCAGTATGACATTGAATCAAACAACCTTTTGCTTTGTGTGCACCCATTTAGCTTCTGGTGAGAAAGAAGGTGACGAGGTTCGGAGAAATTTTGATGTTATTGAGATATTGAAGAAAACGAAGTTCTCACAATCCCAGAGAGTATCTGGACAACCATTTACACCTTCCCCTGTTAGCATTTTAGAACATGA TCATACTGTTTGGCTTGGGGATTTGAATTATCGACTCGCCTTTCCTAGTGGCGACACGGATGAACTTCTGGAAAATAAAGATTGGGAAACACTTCTCAAGAAAGACCAG CTCATGATAGAACAAAGTGCTGGCCGCGTGTTCGAAGGATGGGAAGAAGGAAGTATAAGTTTTGCCCCTACTTACAAATACCTTGATAATTCTGACCAGTACGTTGCGCAGAACCAAACGCCCAAGTCCAAAGAGAAGCGAAGAACACCTGCCTG GTGTGACAGAATACTATGGAAAGGAAAAGGAATGAAGCAGATGTGGTATGTAAGAGGCGAGAACAAATTTTCGGACCATAGGCCTGTCTACTCCTTGTTCTCAGTACAACTCGACTCCCCAATTGACGGAAATAAAGTACAGAAATAA
- the LOC113311144 gene encoding type I inositol polyphosphate 5-phosphatase 8-like: MNYKTSWPKVVVRKWLNIKSGAKEFHSDHEIADLAGMNSVEDHYDSETWLTEAAPQSLKRPRIESDNPASVPDPLNKRMFVGTWNVGGKCPHEGLNLKDWLLTPVPADIYVLGFQEIVPLNSGNVLGAEDYAPALKWLSLIRQALNNTDKNTEFPQNPISRKEHKNMKTRISFSDLILLEDVLNKEDLGRHSTSSSNSDIEDEPSNFSMRRKSPKNSTSSRYSLAASKQMVGIFLCVWVRTDLNQHVSNLKVSCVGRGIMGYLGNKGSVSISMTLHQTTFCFVCTHLTSGEKEGDEVRRNSDVTEILKKTKFSQSQRFSGQPFTPSPVRILEHDHTIWLGDLNYRLAFPGGDTDELLKNEDWETLLKKDQLMIEQRAGRVFKGWEEGSICFAPTYKYLDNSDQYVAQNQTSKSKEKRRTPAWCDRILWKGKGMKQMWYVRGENKFSDHRPVYTMFSVQLDTPIHGNKVQKSTSSSSSAITTTATTPTSFSLKSSTFTASTTSTKGMMHLATACVAKIQAEELLVLPNIATDASSSGF; the protein is encoded by the exons ATGAATTACAAG ACATCATGGCCAAAAGTGGTTGTGAGAAAATGGCTAAACATTAAAAGTGGAGCTAAAGAGTTCCATTCAGATCATGAAATTGCAG aTTTGGCTGGAATGAATTCAGTAGAAGATCATTATGATTCAGAAACTTGGCTGACTGAGGCTGCCCCACAGAGTTTGAAACGTCCAAGGATTGAATCAGACAATCCAGCATCTGTTCCAGACCCTCTAAACAAAAG GATGTTTGTGGGTACATGGAATGTTGGAGGAAAATGTCCCCACGAAGGGTTGAATTTAAAGGATTGGCTACTAACTCCTGTTCCTGCAGACATTTATGTTCTTGG gtttcaggaaaTTGTACCTCTGAATTCAGGGAATGTGTTAGGTGCAGAGGACTACGCTCCTGCCTTGAAGTGGCTTTCACTTATACGCCAAGCTCTGAATAATACTGATAAGAATACAGAATTCCCCCAAAATCCTATAAGTCGCAAAGaacataagaatatgaaaactAGAATTAGCTTCTCTGATCTGATATTATTAGAGGATGTATTGAATAAAGAGGATTTAGGAAGACATTCAACTTCGAGTTCGAACTCGGACATAGAGGATGAACCCTCTAATTTTTCAATGAGGCGTAAATCTCCAAAGAATAGTACTAGTAGTCGTTACAGCTTAGCTGCAAGTAAGCAAATGGTAGGCATCTTTTTGTGTGTGTGGGTTCGAACTGATCTTAACCAACATGTCAGCAATTTAAAAGTCTCGTGTGTTGGAAGAGGCATTATGGGGTATCTTGGAAATAAG GGTTCGGTTTCAATCAGTATGACATTGCATCAAACAACCTTTTGCTTTGTGTGCACCCATTTAACTTCAGGCGAGAAAGAAGGTGATGAGGTTCGGAGAAATTCCGATGTCACTGAGATATTGAAGAAAACGAAGTTCTCTCAATCTCAGAGATTTTCCGGACAACCATTCACACCTTCCCCTGTTAGAATTTTAGAACATGA TCATACCATATGGCTTGGGGATTTGAATTATCGACTTGCCTTTCCTGGTGGCGACACAGATGAACTTCTGAAAAATGAAGATTGGGAAACCCTTCTCAAGAAAGACCAG CTCATGATAGAACAAAGAGCTGGCCGGGTGTTCAAAGGATGGGAAGAAGGAAGCATATGTTTTGCCCCTACATACAAGTACCTTGATAATTCTGACCAGTACGTTGCGCAGAACCAAACATCCAAATCAAAAGAGAAGCGAAGAACACCTGCCTG GTGTGACAGAATACTATGGAAAGGCAAAGGAATGAAGCAGATGTGGTATGTAAGAGGCGAGAACAAATTTTCGGACCATAGGCCTGTCTACACCATGTTCTCAGTGCAACTCGACACCCCAATTCACGGAAATAAAGTACAGAAGTCAACCAGCTCCTCATCCTCTGCAATTACGACAACAGCAACAACTCCTACTTCTTTTTCCCTTAAAAGTTCAACTTTTACAGCTTCTACTACTTCTACAAAGGGAATGATGCATTTGGCAACAGCATGTGTTGCCAAAATCCAAGCTGAAGAGCTATTGGTACTGCCTAATATTGCAACAGATGCTTCCAGTTCAGGTTTCTGA